A part of Arachis hypogaea cultivar Tifrunner chromosome 12, arahy.Tifrunner.gnm2.J5K5, whole genome shotgun sequence genomic DNA contains:
- the LOC112726525 gene encoding uncharacterized protein, with amino-acid sequence MNNDNPNPERMLAIPVKKTDPVDLHRPLRNLVARKYSESDAEKVESVLETLNNCRRDMVERGDLSLVMQRECLNHYFKCLCMVEPLFTTISSDADADSDPIVLVWYDAFYSEREGGVSSQRNSIQLEKAAVVFNLGALCSQIGASCDRTTALGRNLAMDAFNDAANFFLKLWKVFSTDLSATLDLTLLLAESLHCLFSAQALELNLQQQLGNNSNSSALQNHLCAVSFKSVSKLYQRAYDLIQSDSAATQHVSSFDQSWLTHLYQKVKFFEEEALQRRSSMLPESQLPKTFSFDHDAESLTEKLVKGICRRTYQWIPKPEGIYLDLILSEYSPFEIIDGGKLVSNPYGMPPYPTNFAIPSTWSWYSQHILALPLKKSEPLDLYESLRNYFVLKYSESVANRVEGLLEMLNKLRSEMLRDDLSLPLRRDCLIRYYKCLCMIEPLFPMTSSSNPPIFVWYDAFYPHRNSSQHNIHLEKASVLFNLGALGSHIAHFCDVTTIQGRRIAIDALQDASYWFLILTHEAEKASATTDLSISSAQMLRFSSFPWIIITSISCFSALSQTL; translated from the exons ATGAACAACGATAATCCGAATCCCGAAAGGATGCTGGCAATCCCGGTGAAGAAGACTGATCCGGTGGATCTGCACCGGCCGTTACGCAACTTGGTAGCGAGAAAATACTCAGAGAGCGATGCAGAGAAAGTTGAAAGCGTTCTCGAAACCCTAAACAACTGCCGCAGGGACATGGTGGAGCGAGGGGACCTCTCCCTTGTCATGCAACGTGAATGCCTCAACCACTATTTCAAATGCCTCTGCATGGTTGAACCACTCTTCACCACTATCTCCTCCGACGCCGACGCCGACTCCGACCCCATCGTCTTGGTCTGGTACGACGCCTTCTACTCTGAGCGTGAGGGTGGGGTCTCCTCTCAGCGCAACAGCATCCAATTGGAGAAGGCTGCTGTTGTCTTCAACCTTGGCGCCTTATGCAGCCAGATTGGAGCCTCTTGCGACCGCACCACCGCTCTTGGCCGTAACCTTGCAATGGATGCCTTCAATGACGCTGCCAATTTCTTCTTGAAACTCTGGAAGGTCTTTTCCACGGACCTCTCCGCCACCCTCGACTTGACTCTCCTCCTCGCCGAGAGTCTTCACTGCCTCTTCTCCGCTCAGGCTTTGGAGCTCAATTTACAGCAACAACTCGGCAACAACAGCAACAGTTCGGCTCTCCAAAATCATCTATGTGCTGTTTCGTTTAAATCG gtTTCTAAGCTTTATCAGAGAGCATATGATCTGATACAAAGTGATTCGGCTGCAACCCAGCATGTCTCCTCATTTGACCAAAGCTGGCTAACTCATCTTTACCAGAAGGtgaaattctttgaggaggaGGCTCTTCAGAGGCGATCATCCATGCTACCCGAATCCCAACTACCTAAAACATTCTCATTTGATCATGATGCAGAATCTCTCACTGAAAAATTAGTTAAAGGGATTTGCAGGCGCACGTACCAGTGGATACCCAAGCCAGAAGGAATATACCTTGACCTCATCCTTTCCGAGTACAGCCCTTTCGAGATTATCGATGGTGGAAAGCTGGTGTCTAACCCATACGGCATGCCTCCTTATCCAACAAATTTTGCAATCCCCTCAACTTGGTCTTGGTATTCACAACATATTCTGGCATTGCCTTTGAAGAAGAGTGAGCCCTTGGACCTCTACGAGTCCTTGCGCAATTACTTTGTCCTCAAATACTCTGAGAGTGTGGCAAACAGAGTAGAAGGCCTTCTCGAAATGCTAAACAAATTGCGTAGTGAAATGCTGCGTGATGACCTCTCTCTACCCTTGCGCCGTGACTGCCTCATCCGCTATTACAAATGCCTTTGCATGATTGAGCCTTTGTTCCCCATGACTTCCTCATCCAACCCACCTATCTTTGTTTGGTACGATGCCTTCTACCCACATAGGAACTCTTCTCAGCACAACATCCATTTGGAGAAGGCCTCTGTTCTCTTCAACCTGGGAGCCCTCGGCTCCCACATTGCTCACTTCTGCGATGTCACCACCATCCAAGGCCGGCGCATTGCCATAGACGCCTTACAAGATGCTTCATATTGGTTCTTAATACTAACGCATGAGGCTGAGAAGGCATCTGCCACTACTGACTTGTCAATAAGCTCCGCCCAGATGCTGCGATTTTCCTCATTCCCATGGATCATCATTACCTCAATATCCT GTTTCTCGGCTTTATCGCAAACTTTATGA